Genomic DNA from Pyramidobacter porci:
GCGTCATGTGCGCGCTGGCCATGATCCTCAGCGCCGTGGCGACGGTCAACCTGGGGCCTTATGTGAAGATCGGCCTGTCCGGCATACCCAACCAAGTGGTGGATTATCTTTTCGGCCCTGCCGCAGGAGCGCTGTTCTCCGGCGCGCTCGAAGTGATCAAGTTCATGCTTCGGCCCGACGGCGTGTATTTCCCCGGCTTCACGCTCAGCGCCGTGCTGGCCGGCGTGATCTACGGCACGGTGCTGTACCGCCGTCCGCTCTCGGTGGCGCGCGTGTTCGTCGCCCATCTGCTCGTCAAGCTGATCGTCAACCTCGGCTGCAACACGCTGTGGCTCGTGATCCTCTACAAAAAAGCCGTGTGGGCCATTTTCCCCGCGCGCGCCATGACCAACCTAATCCGCCTGCCCGGCGACGTGCTGGTCACCTATCTGCTGCTGAAAACCGTCGAGCGCACGATCCTGCCGCTTTTCGGCGGCCGCTTCTCGGAGCGCAAATAAGAAATCAGGCCGACCCTGCGGGGCCGGCCTGATTTTTTGGGGGAGCTTATCATATTGATTCTTGGTAGAGAGCATCAGCATAGTCTGCTGGGGGCCGCGAGGGAGATTCATAAACAGCTGTTTTAATTCAAAATATGAATTTGAGGTAGAGCAATCTGATGTTTGGCCTCGCTTCCCGGTTTACTCTTAGGGAGAGAATCGTTTTTGTTTTACGTGGAGATACTATTGATGTAAAATATAATTAATTAAAGTATTTTATTCTGAATACAATTAAAAGGAGATGGTTGGCCTTTTTATGTTCAGTTTGTATAATATGATAGGATTTGTCCGTTAAAAAGGGCATCCATAATTTCTTAAAAGGGAGATGAGAAAAATGACACGTGAAAAGGATGTTGCAAGAGGGCAGTGGAGGTCCAAGTTCGGCTTCTTGATGGCGGCGATCGGTTCTGCCGTAGGCTTGGGCAATCTCTGGGGATTCCCCTATAAGATGGGAAAAAGCGGCGGCGGGGCGTTCCTGGTCGTGTACCTGGCGGTGGTTCTGTTGGTCGGCGTTGTCATTATGCTTGGAGAGTTGGCCCTGGGGCGCAAGACCGGTAAGGGCGCCGTGGAAGCCTATCAGGCTGTCTCGAAGAAGTTCGCCTGGGTGGGATATCTGGGCGTGGCTTCGCCGTTTATCATTCTCGCTTTTTACAACGTCTTGGGCGGCATGGTCTTGAAGTACATGGTCGCTTTCGTCGAATCGATGTTCTCGGGGGGCGCAAATTTCGCGAACATCAAGAGCGGCGCTTACTTTGGAGAGTTCATCTGCAACGGCTCCGACATGCTCCTCTATCTGGCGATCTTCGAGCTTCTCAACATCGTGATCGTCATGAGCGGCGTTGAAAGCGGCATCGAGCGCTTCAACAAGTACGCCATCCCCGCCCTTGCCATCATCCTCGCCGGGCTGGCCGTTTACGTCTACACTTTCCCAGGCGCCGAGAAGGGCCTGGATTTCATGTTCAAGCCGAACTTCGCGGTATTCTCCGATCCTGAGATCGGCTTTTTCAAGGTCCTGAAAACAGCGGCGGGGCAGATGTTCTTCTCGCTGTCGCTTGGCATGGGAGTCATGATCACCTACGGTTCCTACCTGTCGAAGGAGCAGGATCTCTCCCGGGAGATGTACATCATCCCGCTGGCCGACACCATCATCGCGGTCCTGGCCGGCATGGTCGTTATGCCGGCGTGCTTTGCCTTCGGCCTTGCCCCTGCCGGCGGCCCCTCGCTGCTCTTCGTGTCTCTGCACGAGGTCTTCGTGACCGGTATGGGCGGCTTCAGCGGTTCCTTTGTGGGATTCCTCTTTTATTTCCTGGTGTTCCTGGCCGCCATCTCCTCCTCGATGTCCTTGCTTGAGGTCTGCGTGGCCTGCTTGCTTGACCGTCAGATCCGCAAGGGGAAGGCTCCCACGCGTGCCGCAACGACCATTGTCCTCGCGTTGGTGCTCTTCGTCGTGAGCCTTCCCGTCGCGCTGGACGGACTGGGCAGCAACGTAGCCGGCGGCGCGGCGATGAACAGCCCTGGCGTGATGATGGGACTCAAGAAGATCCCGGTGGCCTTCGACTGCTGGCTTGACTTCTACGACATGCTCTCCGAAGGCGTGATGATGCCTCTCGGCTCTCTGCTCATGAGCGTCATGTTCGGCTGGGTTCTGGGCACGAAGGTCATCGCCGACGAAGTGGCTCTTACGCCGGGGAAGAAGCTCCGCTTTGAGTGGTTGGTGGATCTCTGCTTCAAGTTCATCGTGCCCGTCATCCTCGTCGTGGTGCTTCTGGCTCAGCTGCAGGACTTCGGGCTCATCTAGAGGCTCTTCCGGAAAACATCGGAGCCACACTGGGCCGGCATCGCGCGTGGAGTGCGCGATGCCGGCCTTTTCAATGATGCTTTTGAATTGAAAATCAGTATCGGTCATAGCGGCGGCGAGGATTGCGCGGATATTTGCCGTCGCGGACGCGCCGCGTCTGTTCCTTGATCTCGGCGATGGCCCAGAGGTTGACCGCGCCCGTAAAAGCGGTCAGATAACAGGCCGTGCCGCTGAGAAACAGCGAGGTCCCGATCAGCGCCGCGCCGGCGAGCAGAAACAGCGGCCAGATGCGCTCGGAAAACCAGTATTCGCCCCAAATCACCACGGGATAATAGACTCCCATGATGAACAGCGAAGCGACGCCCAGCACCGGGCCGGTCAAGTTCAGTTCCATGTCGCGCACCTCCGTGGATTTTCGGCGCTTGAAAAACGCCGGAATTTTTGTAGATTACGTGCGAAAACGTCATTATTGTATCACCCCAAGGAGGAGAAAAACGTGAAAATCACCGCACTCGATACGCCGTCGCTGCTGATCGATCGCGAGATCATGCGGGACAACATGCAGTTCATGCTCGACTACGCCGCCCGCCACGGCGTCAGGCTGCGACCGCACGCCAAGACGCACAAGATGCCCGCCGTGGCGCGCCTGCAGGTGGAAATGGGCGCGCGCGGCATCGCCGTGGCCAAAGTCGGCGAAGCCGAAGCCATGGCCGCCGCAGGGCTGGACGACATCTTCATCGCCAACGAAATCGTCGGCGTGCAGAAATGGGAGCGCATCCGCGCCCTGGCGCAGCGCGGCGTGAAGGTCGGCTTCGGCGTCGACAGCCTCGAGGCGCTGCCCGGCATCCAAAAAGTTTTTTCCGGCGCCGACCGTCCCGCCGAAGTGCTGATCGAGATCGAAGTGGGCGAGCGGCGCTCGGGCGTCATCGAGGAAAACGATTTCACCGCTTTGCTGGCGGCGATCCGCCGGTGTTCCGCGATGCGGTTCAAAGGGATCTTTTCGCACGACGGCAACAGCTATAGCGCCAAAGACCGCGAGGATCTGATCCGCATCGCCGTCGGCGCGCAGGAACGCACGCTGCGCTTCGCCCGCCTCGCCGCGGCGGCCGGCATGCCCTGCGAGATCGTCAGTTACGGGGCCACGCCGACCTTCATGAACGAAGTGCCGATCCTCGGCGGCATCACCGAGCTGCGTCCCGGCACGTTCATCTTCATGGACGCCTCGCAAGGACACGCCATCGGCACGCTGGCGCGCTGCGCCGCCACCGTACTGGCGACGGTGATCAGCCGCCCTACGGCGGAACGCGTCATCCTCGACGTCGGTGCCAAAGGGCTGACCATGCAGCGCCGCAGCGAAGGCGTCTGTGCCACGCCGGGACACGGCACGCTGCTCGAACATCCCGGCGTGCACATCGACAAAGTCTTCGACGAGCACGCCATCATCAACAACGCGGCGTTCCGCGAGAAAGTGCGCGTCGGCGACCGTGTGCGCGTCGTCC
This window encodes:
- a CDS encoding folate family ECF transporter S component gives rise to the protein MMTSGNPRSLGAGENRWLGSLREFRSIRVVAFCGVMCALAMILSAVATVNLGPYVKIGLSGIPNQVVDYLFGPAAGALFSGALEVIKFMLRPDGVYFPGFTLSAVLAGVIYGTVLYRRPLSVARVFVAHLLVKLIVNLGCNTLWLVILYKKAVWAIFPARAMTNLIRLPGDVLVTYLLLKTVERTILPLFGGRFSERK
- a CDS encoding sodium-dependent transporter: MTREKDVARGQWRSKFGFLMAAIGSAVGLGNLWGFPYKMGKSGGGAFLVVYLAVVLLVGVVIMLGELALGRKTGKGAVEAYQAVSKKFAWVGYLGVASPFIILAFYNVLGGMVLKYMVAFVESMFSGGANFANIKSGAYFGEFICNGSDMLLYLAIFELLNIVIVMSGVESGIERFNKYAIPALAIILAGLAVYVYTFPGAEKGLDFMFKPNFAVFSDPEIGFFKVLKTAAGQMFFSLSLGMGVMITYGSYLSKEQDLSREMYIIPLADTIIAVLAGMVVMPACFAFGLAPAGGPSLLFVSLHEVFVTGMGGFSGSFVGFLFYFLVFLAAISSSMSLLEVCVACLLDRQIRKGKAPTRAATTIVLALVLFVVSLPVALDGLGSNVAGGAAMNSPGVMMGLKKIPVAFDCWLDFYDMLSEGVMMPLGSLLMSVMFGWVLGTKVIADEVALTPGKKLRFEWLVDLCFKFIVPVILVVVLLAQLQDFGLI
- a CDS encoding DUF4491 family protein, with translation MELNLTGPVLGVASLFIMGVYYPVVIWGEYWFSERIWPLFLLAGAALIGTSLFLSGTACYLTAFTGAVNLWAIAEIKEQTRRVRDGKYPRNPRRRYDRY
- a CDS encoding alanine racemase, which translates into the protein MKITALDTPSLLIDREIMRDNMQFMLDYAARHGVRLRPHAKTHKMPAVARLQVEMGARGIAVAKVGEAEAMAAAGLDDIFIANEIVGVQKWERIRALAQRGVKVGFGVDSLEALPGIQKVFSGADRPAEVLIEIEVGERRSGVIEENDFTALLAAIRRCSAMRFKGIFSHDGNSYSAKDREDLIRIAVGAQERTLRFARLAAAAGMPCEIVSYGATPTFMNEVPILGGITELRPGTFIFMDASQGHAIGTLARCAATVLATVISRPTAERVILDVGAKGLTMQRRSEGVCATPGHGTLLEHPGVHIDKVFDEHAIINNAAFREKVRVGDRVRVVPVHICPVCNLYEYAYLVSGGEVIDHFPVSARGKLQ